A region of Pseudomonadota bacterium DNA encodes the following proteins:
- a CDS encoding type I secretion system permease/ATPase, which translates to MNSGLVCFEIVSRINQIDVDIRSVVREYGIESDEVSSDEILRIAKNLGFKAKVKNLSPIEVADKYPLPAVIICNDNSYAVLLKVNKEAGKALIFKPGDKQTSEIDLVDSADLFSGKMIIFKHKLISSQVAFGFRWFFNEIIKFKHIIGEILLGSFVVQLFGLITPLFTQVILDKVIVHRSMTTLDVLGIAFFAIIVFEFLLNVSRNYIFIHTANKLDAKLGAKLFRHLLSLPFAYFENRQVGNIAARVRELDTIREFITNKAVSVIIDLFFSTIFIGVMFLYSAKLTFIVLGFVSIIAILYLTITPELRRRLEQKFQMAASSNSYLIESVTGIQTVKSLSVEGSMQKKWEDHLGRYVQASFKLANMGNISGALSNSLRRLMTICILYLGVKAVINNELTVGQLIAFQMIAGQFSGPVLRLVTLWNEFQQALLSVDRLGDILNHPVEVSSEKAITLPQLKGHIKLENLGFKYSPNGPNVVDDVSITVPPGTSLGIVGRSGSGKSTITKLIQRLYISNQGTIFVDGIDIRHLDPLWLRFNIGVVLQENYLFSGTIRDNIAQPKPDAPMELIIHVSQMAGAHEFITQLPEGYDTPVGERGSTLSGGQKQRIAIARALITSPRILIFDEATSALDYESEKIIRNNLAGIKKGRTTIFIAHRLSTIKDCDMIMAMDKGRIIEMGNHDTLLQKKNYYYHLHSQQNT; encoded by the coding sequence GATATCCGTTCGGTTGTGCGTGAGTACGGCATAGAGAGTGATGAGGTCAGTTCCGATGAAATATTAAGAATAGCCAAAAACCTTGGTTTCAAAGCAAAAGTAAAAAATCTTTCCCCTATCGAAGTCGCGGATAAATATCCCCTTCCTGCCGTTATTATCTGTAATGATAACAGCTATGCAGTCCTGCTTAAGGTTAATAAAGAAGCTGGCAAAGCCCTGATCTTTAAACCCGGCGATAAGCAAACCTCCGAGATTGATCTTGTCGACAGTGCCGACCTTTTTTCCGGCAAAATGATCATTTTCAAGCATAAGCTCATCTCCTCCCAGGTGGCCTTCGGATTCAGGTGGTTTTTTAATGAGATAATCAAATTCAAACATATTATCGGCGAAATCCTCCTGGGCTCCTTTGTCGTGCAGTTATTCGGGCTGATCACCCCGCTTTTTACCCAGGTCATTCTCGATAAGGTTATTGTCCATCGAAGCATGACCACCCTGGACGTGCTCGGTATTGCCTTTTTTGCCATTATCGTCTTTGAGTTTCTGCTCAATGTTTCCAGAAATTATATCTTCATCCATACCGCCAACAAGCTCGACGCTAAACTTGGCGCCAAGCTCTTCCGACATTTATTGTCTTTGCCCTTTGCGTACTTCGAAAACCGGCAGGTCGGCAACATTGCCGCCCGGGTTAGAGAGCTTGATACCATTAGGGAGTTTATCACCAATAAGGCGGTCTCGGTCATTATCGATCTTTTCTTTTCCACCATATTTATCGGGGTAATGTTTCTCTACAGCGCCAAACTCACCTTCATTGTTCTGGGGTTTGTCTCGATCATTGCCATTCTCTATCTGACCATCACTCCGGAACTTCGCCGGAGGTTGGAGCAAAAATTTCAGATGGCGGCCTCATCCAACTCGTACCTCATTGAGTCGGTCACCGGTATTCAGACGGTAAAATCGCTGTCCGTCGAAGGCAGCATGCAGAAGAAATGGGAAGACCATCTGGGCAGATATGTGCAAGCCAGTTTCAAACTTGCCAATATGGGCAATATCTCCGGTGCGCTATCAAACTCTCTCCGGCGTCTGATGACCATCTGCATTCTGTATCTGGGGGTTAAGGCGGTCATTAATAACGAACTCACCGTAGGGCAGTTGATCGCTTTTCAGATGATCGCCGGGCAGTTTTCCGGCCCGGTATTGCGGCTGGTCACCCTGTGGAATGAGTTCCAGCAGGCCCTGTTGTCCGTAGATCGCCTTGGCGATATTTTAAACCACCCGGTTGAGGTTTCTTCGGAAAAAGCTATCACCTTGCCGCAGCTGAAAGGCCACATTAAACTTGAAAATCTAGGGTTTAAATACAGCCCCAACGGACCAAACGTGGTCGATGATGTTTCAATCACCGTTCCTCCCGGCACCAGCCTCGGGATTGTTGGTCGCAGCGGCAGTGGCAAGAGCACCATAACCAAGCTCATCCAGAGGCTCTATATTTCCAATCAGGGCACAATCTTTGTCGATGGCATCGATATCAGGCATCTTGATCCGTTGTGGCTGCGGTTTAATATCGGGGTGGTGTTGCAGGAGAATTACCTGTTCAGCGGCACCATCAGGGACAACATCGCCCAGCCCAAACCGGATGCGCCAATGGAACTGATTATCCACGTCTCGCAAATGGCAGGCGCCCACGAGTTTATCACTCAATTGCCGGAAGGGTACGACACTCCGGTCGGCGAGAGGGGGTCCACTCTGTCCGGCGGGCAAAAGCAAAGAATTGCTATCGCCAGGGCGCTGATCACCTCACCCCGGATCTTGATCTTTGACGAGGCCACCTCCGCCCTCGATTATGAATCCGAAAAAATTATCAGGAACAATCTTGCCGGCATCAAAAAAGGCAGAACCACAATCTTTATCGCCCACAGGCTTTCAACGATCAAGGATTGCGATATGATCATGGCCATGGACAAGGGCAGGATTATTGAAATGGGCAATCATGATACCTTGCTGCAAAAGAAAAATTATTACTATCATCTCCACAGCCAGCAGAATACCTGA
- a CDS encoding HlyD family type I secretion periplasmic adaptor subunit has product MRNSKDDSHEFKPLLVEIEEQPVNPLGHAIFWIIIAASFFAILWMCLGKVDVVVTSRGKVIPKGEVKVLQPLTTGVLRAIHVKPGDFVEKGQVLIEIDPSGIEPELESMKENLNQLDLELQRLNSLIENKPFAPDLALFSEDVISVQMDIYQSTKEKLVNQLKIKNQELRQNQEQLETVRNSKSQSETLLKMADGRHARLTKIKDLISNNEYDSSYSEVLKHTNDVETANHRLEELLAGKEQIFKEIEYIKEEERNRLLTEYSSIRKNYVQLKAEIDRSTYFNARQQLTSPAAGYVSNLFVHTIGGVVSPAEKLISIVPSDTLLEIKTKVLNKDIGFIAQNMDVTVKIDTFNFQKYGTLNGTVRHIAKDSIDDEQMGPIYEVYVTMLDTSLIIDGKKTLVSPGMSVTAEINVGKRRVIEFFIYPIIKYLDEGISVR; this is encoded by the coding sequence ATGAGAAATTCAAAAGACGACAGCCACGAATTTAAGCCCCTGTTGGTCGAAATCGAGGAGCAGCCGGTTAACCCGCTCGGGCATGCGATTTTCTGGATCATTATTGCCGCCAGTTTTTTTGCCATACTTTGGATGTGTCTGGGCAAGGTTGATGTGGTGGTTACCTCAAGGGGCAAGGTGATTCCCAAGGGTGAAGTCAAGGTTTTGCAACCGCTGACCACCGGTGTGCTGCGGGCCATTCATGTAAAGCCTGGTGATTTTGTGGAAAAGGGGCAGGTATTAATAGAGATCGATCCGTCCGGAATCGAGCCGGAACTTGAGTCAATGAAAGAAAACCTCAACCAGCTCGATCTCGAGCTGCAACGCCTCAATTCTCTTATAGAAAACAAACCGTTCGCCCCGGACCTTGCACTCTTTAGTGAAGACGTTATTTCGGTCCAAATGGATATTTACCAATCAACAAAAGAAAAACTTGTCAACCAGCTCAAGATCAAAAACCAGGAACTCCGGCAGAATCAGGAACAGTTGGAAACGGTCAGGAACAGTAAGAGCCAAAGTGAAACTCTCTTGAAGATGGCCGATGGACGCCATGCCCGTCTCACAAAGATTAAGGATCTGATCAGTAATAATGAGTACGACTCATCCTATAGCGAAGTGCTCAAACATACCAACGATGTCGAGACCGCCAACCACCGGCTTGAAGAGCTTCTGGCCGGCAAGGAGCAGATCTTCAAGGAAATTGAGTATATCAAGGAAGAAGAGCGAAATCGCCTGCTGACCGAGTATTCAAGTATCCGCAAAAACTATGTTCAGCTCAAGGCCGAGATCGACCGCTCCACCTATTTCAATGCCAGGCAGCAGCTCACTTCACCGGCAGCCGGGTATGTCAGCAACCTTTTTGTCCACACCATCGGCGGAGTGGTGAGCCCGGCGGAAAAACTCATCTCCATCGTGCCCTCCGATACCCTGCTGGAAATCAAGACCAAGGTTTTAAACAAGGATATCGGCTTCATTGCCCAGAACATGGACGTCACCGTCAAGATCGACACCTTCAACTTCCAGAAATACGGCACGTTAAATGGTACGGTCCGGCACATTGCCAAGGACAGCATCGATGACGAGCAGATGGGGCCGATTTATGAGGTGTATGTAACCATGCTCGATACCTCCCTGATCATCGATGGCAAGAAAACCCTGGTTTCACCGGGCATGAGTGTAACCGCCGAGATTAATGTCGGGAAAAGAAGGGTCATCGAGTTTTTCATCTATCCGATCATTAAATACCTGGATGAGGGGATCAGCGTCCGGTGA